The Flavobacterium psychrotrophum region CTTGGCATTTTGTGTTTTATCTGGGTTTATCAATGAGCCACATTTATAGCAAAATTTGGCATCATCGCGATGTTGCTGTGCACCACAATTAGGACAGGCTTGTGTGTTTAGCTGTGGCGGAGCAGCATTATTTATAAACTGTGCTGTAACAAGGCCTGTAGGTACAGCTATAATGCCGTAGCCCATTATCATGATAATTACAGATATGAATTGGCCAAGTGGTGTAAGCGGTGTAATATCGCCAAAACCTACAGTAGTTAGCGTTACAATAGTCCAGTAAATACTGGTAGGGATGCTTGTAAAACCGCTTTCAGGCCCTTCAACCATATACATAAGTGTACCCAGGATGATACAGATAACCATAACGCTAAACAGGAAAACAGCTATTTTTTCCCTGCTTTTTTTAAGGGCTGCAGTAAGCTGGTTTCCGGCACCTACAAAGTGGGTAAGCTTTAGTATCCTGAAAACTCGAAGTAAGCGTATAGCTCTTATGGATATAAGAAAACGATACCCATACCCCGGGAAAATAAAGCCGACATACATGGGAATTGTAGCCAGCAGGTCGATGATGCCGTAAAAACTGAAGATGTATTTTAAAGGCTGCCTTAACGATGCTATGCGCCCTATGTATTCTATGGTAAAAAATATGGTAACCACCCATTCTATTACACCTAGTGCATAACCGTACTTAACCCTGATGGGGGCAACAGTTTCTAGCATTATGGCAACTATGCTAAGCAGAATTACAAAGAGTAGTATAATGTCAAAGGTTTTGCCCAGCGGTGTGTCGGCTTCATAAATTATGGTATGCAGCCGGTCACGTTGCTTTTCGGGCAATAGGCCTCCTTTTGTAGATTGGGGTGTATCCATATACTAAAGATAAGGAATCTGCTAAAAACGGATGGTTTTAAGCGCTTTCTTTTTACGGATGTACTCCTGTATTATTTTCTTGGCATCCTTGCTGTTCTCCATTGGTATAAGGATATTTTTAAGGATGTCTATTTTATTGACCTGATAGTTTAAATTAAAGAATGCATAGCCTTTATAAATACCATTTTCTATCAATACAGCGCTACGTTCTTCTATAGTACGTCCGCGGTCTATAATTATAATACTCTGGTTATAAAAACTATTAGCATTAATGAATTCTATAACCCTTGCGTTATAATCTCCCGGTGCTTCTTTATGAATGCAGGCACCATTACAACCACCCAGTTCATACGGAAAACAGGCTGTTTTTATAGTCGGGTCCATGCCATTAATCTTTTGGCACAACTTGTATTTTTCAGTAATGCGGTATTGCGCACTTTTAGCTTCTACCGGGCCGGGAAATGAGATGATCTCTTTCTTGCGGCCGTCAGTTTTTTCAAGCTTAAGGGCTATATAGCCATCAGCATCTTTAACAGGATAAAGGGATAGAGGGAATACCGTTTTCTTTTCAGCACGGTTTAGGATAGGTTTGTTAACCTTAATCTCCTGGCATTCTTTAAGCAGGGCAATAAGTTCGCTGCCCGTTTCTTCGTAGGTAGTGGTAAAGGCTTCACGCTGAATGCGTTTTGACTTGCGCGATGTACCTGTAAAGTGCTGGTTAACGCGCTTTTTAATATTACGGCTCTTGCCAAGGTAAATCAGCGTACCATCTTCTTTGTATATATAATACACACCTGTTATAGATGGGATACTGTCCAGCAGGTCTTTAAGGCGTGGGGCAAGCCCTTTTTTCTCGCCCTCTGTTTTAATGAGTGCTTTTACAATTTCCTTTTCTACATCTTTTTGCAACAGCATTTTAAACAGCTGCACGGTAGCAAGTGCATCACCGGTAGCACGGTGCCTGTCGCTCATAGGGATGCCCAGTGCGCGCACCAGTTTACCCAGGCTGTGCGATGGCTGTTCGGGCATTAGTTTTTGGCTGAGCTCTACAGTACAAAGGGTTTGTTTTTCGAAGTCAAAACCCAGATTCCTGAACTCAGTGCGTAATACACGGTAGTCAAACTGGGCGTTGTGGGCTACAATAATGCAGCCATCGGTAATTTCGATAATGCGCTTCGCCACTTCATAAAACTTGGGTGCGCTACGCAGCATGGCATTATTAATGCCGGTAAGTTTTACCACAAAGGGCTGTATGGGTTTTTCGGGGTTAACAAGGCTTATAAACTGATCTACTACCTCATGGCCGTCATATTTATATATGGCTATCTCGGTGATGCCTTCCTCATTAAATTGTCCCCCTGTAGTTTCTATGTCAAGTATTGCGTACAAGAAAAAAGTATCAGGTTTAACATTACAAAGTTCGTAAATGTACGCAATTTTCTGTGCAAAAGCACTAATTAACGTATTACAAAAAGAAATAAAACGGCCTTACCTGCCACCAAAAATGCTGCTGCCAATACGTACCATGGTACTGCCACAATCAATAGCAATCGGGTAATCGCCGCTCATTCCCATACTAATTGTTTGTGGTTTATAGTTCAGGGTTTGTGGTTGCTCACTCAGGCGGTCAAAAATCGCCTTAAGGTGTGTAAACTCTTTTTTAATCTGCACTTCATCATCAGTAAAAGTAGCCATACCCATAAGTCCTGTAATGCAAATATTTTCCATTTGTCTGAACTCTTCTGAATCTAATAACTCGTTAAGTTCAGCTTCACTTAGCCCGAATTTAGTATCTTCTTCGGCGATATGAACTTGTAGTAAACAATTGATAACCTTACGGTAGCGTTTGGCCTGCCTGTTTATTTCGGTTAGTAACTTAAGGCTGTCCACACCATGTATAAGGCTAACAAAAGGTACCATGTACTTTACTTTGTTGGATTGTAAATGGCCTATCATATGCCATTGTATATCCTTTGGCATTTGTTCCCATTTCTCTACCATTTCCTGTACTTTGTTCTCGCCAAAAATGCGTTGCCCAGCGCTGTAGGCTTCCATTAAATCAGGCACAGGCTTTGTTTTGCTCACGGCTACAAGGGTAACGTGGGGCGGGAGTGAGGCTTTTATTTCGAGTAGGTTATTTTGTATTGACACGTTGATTTATTTTGTTTAGTTTTTGATCAATCAGGATTTTTTTAAATTCTTTTGCATTGATGTCTAATCCATGTAATAGAATTTTGATATTAGTTTTACTGCTAAAATTTAATCCTCCACCACTAATCATTATTTTTCCGAATACCGTCTTAGGTAAAGAATATTTGCTAATACTTTCTTTTAGATTAATATCAATATAATCTTTCTTATTGCATGTATAAGAAATTGAATTTATTTGTTCTGTGCTAATAAAAATATTGTAAGTAGTATATGTTATGCCTTCTTTAGAAATAATTAGAGGGGGATTTCTACGGACTAATCCAATAAAATTAGTTATAAATAAAGTAATGTGAAAAATAAACAGCAAAGTTAAAACAAGACCTAAGATAACATGGTTTATCGTTAATAAGATGCAAACTGCGACAACCATTCCCACAAAAAGTAGATTAAAAATAGTAGTGCTTTTTTTGTAGTGTATATTTACTTGTTCAGACATCTATACAATTAATTTAGTCATAACTCATACACCACCAGCCCGCTCCTGAACTTTGGTTCAATGTATGTGCTTTTTGGCGGCATGATAAGATTGTTATCTGCTAATTGTTTTATTTCATTGATGGAAGCAGGATACAGCATAAAGCCTACAGCGAATGTACCTTCGTCTACCATTTCCTTAATGGTCGTGATGGGTTTATTGCCGGGAATGTAGGCAATGCGCTCATCATTTCGCAAATCGTTTATGCCAAGTAACGGTTGAAGTACTTTGGTATAAAGTATTTGTGCATCAAGGCTTTCTATTGCAGATTCAAATTGTTTATCCTTAAGTTTCAGCGCGTAAAATTCGCCACCAAGGTACATCCCAAATTCAAATTTTTGTTCAGGTTTCCAAAGCTCCATGTGGCGGTTTTCGATATCGAAATCCTTAGCTAAGGCTTTTAAAAATTGGCTTTTTGTAAGTCCGTTAAGGTCGTGCACCAGGCGGTTGTATTCATATATTTTAAGGTCGCTTTCTGCAATAAGAAAACTCATAAAATAATCAAGATTGACATTACCTGATGATTTGTCCTGCTCATACAGTAGTTCTGCCGAAGCAGATCTATGGTGACCGTCGGCTATATAAAGGCTTTCTATATTGCCGAACTGTTTTTGCAGCCATTGTATTTCCTGTTCATCACGAATACGCCATAGCGTGTGCTTATCGCGGTTAAGCGAAGAAAACAGGTATAGCGGACGTTTTTGTTTTCGCTGTGTAATCCAGTTTTTAAGTTCGGGATTGTCAGGGTAGGTAATAAGCACAGGCTCTGTGTTAAAACCCGTTTGGTGCAGGTAATCTTTAAAATACTCTACCCGATAGGCAAGAGTATCTTCGTGCTTTTTAATAATGTTGTCCTGGTAATCTGCAATAGATGTACCGGCTATTATCCCTGTAAACGTCTTATTCTTACTTTGAATTTCATACAGGTAGAACACAGGAGCTGCCTCCTGTTTTAGTATTTCCTCATCTTTATATTCCCTGTATTTTGTGTGAACCGATTTAAAGCGCACCGTTTCAGACAACTTGTGCATATTTACATAAGCAGGGTTAAGCACGTGCAAAAACGAGTACGGATTATAATCCAGCTGCGATGCAAGTTCGGCTGGGCTGTATTCGTCATATGACCGGCAGGTTACCAGGGTTACTTTATCGCGCGCCGGGCGTACTGCTTTAAATGGTACTATTGTTGCCAAGGGGTTTGTTTAAAGTTTTGGGTTATTAAATTTGTCTGACGCGGTTTTGCGTATTGTCATTGCGAGGAACGAAGCAATCTTATAAAGTATAAAATTAAGATTGCTTCGTCGTTCCTCCTCGCAATGACGGCGAGTGAGCAGTATTATTATTAGTATTTATACGCATTGAACGCTTTCTACTGCAAAACTGTGACAATCACAGCCTACTTCTTATACGCTACTTTCTCAGCTTTTTTGCTTTCGCTATAGTCATAAAAACCTTCGCCAGATTTTACGCCCAGCTTACCTGCGCGTACCATGTTTACTAAAAGTGGGCAAGGAGCATACTTAGGGTTTTTAAAGCCATCGTGCATTACGTGCAGTATAGAAAGACAAACATCAAGGCCAATAAAGTCGGCTAACTGTAGCGGCCCCATTGGGTGTGCCATACCCAGTTTCATTACTGTATCTATTTCGTAAACGCCTGCAACGCCATTATACAAGGCTTCTATGGCCTCATTAATCATAGGCATCAGGATGCGGTTTGCCACAAAGCCAGGGTAGTCGTTAACTTCTACAGGAACTTTACCCAGTTTTTCGCTCAAATCCATTATGCTCTTAGTAACTTCATCAGAGGTGTTGTACCCACGAATGATCTCTACCAATTTCATAATAGGCACAGGGTTCATAAAGTGCATACCAATAACTTTATCCTGCCTGTTAGTTACGGCTGCTATTTGTGTTATTGAAATTGAAGATGTATTGGTAGCTAATATTGTATTAGCATCGCAATAGCTATCCAGGTCTTTAAAAATCTTAAGCTTAAGGTCTACATTTTCTGTAGCCGCTTCTACCACAAGGTCAACGTTTACTACACCATCCTGAATATCAGTATAAGTAATGATGTTGCTGATGGTTTTGAATTTATCTTCTTCAGTAATGGCTCCTTTAGCCACCATACGGTCGAGGTTGGCAGCAATGGTAGCCATACCTTTATCTAATGATTTTTCTGAAACATCAATAAGCTTTACATTAAAGCCACTTTGTGCAAAAGTATGGGCTATACCGTTACCCATGGTGCCGGCGCCTATTACTGCAATGTTTTTCATATCGTTTGTTTGTTGTTTGGGTTTGGTTATTTATAGAAATTGCGGATAGTGTAAGTATCCGCAATTATTTTAAACGTGAGGTTACTTCTTAAAACAGTCAATAATTTTATAAGCTACCCTTAGTGCTTCGGTACCATCTTCAAGAGTAACTACCGGGGTAGTATTATTGTTTATGGCATCTGCAAAGGTTTCAAGCTCGTCGAGTATGGCATTGTTTGCAGCTACATCAGGATTTTCAAAGTAAATCTGTTTTTTTAGACCCTCGGCATTTTGTAGTATCATATCAAAATCTCCAGGTACTTCCGGAGCGTCCTTCATTTTTACCACTTCACATACTTTATCTAAAAAGTCTACCGATATATAGGCGTCCTTTTGGAAGAAACGTGACTTACGCATATTCTTCAATGATATACGGCTTGCGGTAAGATTAGCCACACAGCCATTTTCAAACTCAATGCGGGCATTGGCAATATCAGGGGTTTCGCTGATAACCGATACACCACTGGCATTGATGTTTTTAACCGGAGATTTTACCACGCTAAGTATCACGTCGATATCATGTATCATGAGGTCAAGCACTACCGGTACATCTGTACCGCGCGGGTTAAACTCTGCCAGGCGGTGTGTTTCAATAAACATCGGGTTTTCGATCTTGGCTTTAGTGGCCGTAAAGGCGGGATTAAAGCGCTCTACGTGGCCTACCTGGCCTTTAATGTTATATTTATTCGCCAGGGTTATAATATCATCTGCCTCTTCAATAGTATTAGATATGGGCTTTTCTATAAATATGTGTTTGCCGGCTTCTATTACCTGTTTTGCGCAGTCGTAGTGCGAAAGGGTAGGAGTCACTACATCTACCACATCTACAGCTGCTATAAGTGCTACAATGGTATCAAATTTTGTATAGCCAAATTCTTTAGAAACTTTATCTGCATTATCGCTGTTAGGATCATAAAAGCCTACAAGTTCATATTTATCAGACTGGTTTAGTAAACGCAGGTGTATCTTGCCTAAATGGCCTGCGCCCAAAACGCCAACTTTTAGCATAAGGATTAGTTTTTAAACAAAAGTAAGATTATTTATGTGGAATATCCAAAAATCAGTAGCCTAAATGGTTACCTTTATTTGTATTTGACAATAGTAAACCTATTAATTTTTGTTTTGGATTTTACTGTATTTGTTTGCTATTTTTACCAAAATAAACTGCCTATATTTTGAGAGACACCGCCAAACATCAGGGACTTCGTAATCAATTAGTAACCGTTCTGGAACAGAAAGGCATTACCGACAGGAATGTGCTTGATGCTATTAAAAAAATTCCGCGACACCTTTTTCTTAACTCCAGCTTTGAAGATTATGCCTACCAGGATAAGGCTTTCCCCATAGGGGCAGGGCAAACCATATCCCAGCCATATACGGTTGCTTACCAAAGCCAGTTACTGGAAGTACAAAAAGACCATAAAGTACTTGAAATTGGTACAGGGTCCGGCTATCAGACTGCTGTATTGTGTACTATGGGAGCCAAAGTATATAGTGTAGAACGCCAGAGCGAACTCTTTAAATCTACCTCTTTATTATTGCCAAAACTGGGTATGCGCCCCAAGCACCTTTCTTTTGGAGATGGTTATAAAGGCCTGCCAAATTTTGCTCCTTTTGACAGTATTATAGTTACTGCCGGCGCACCCATGATACCCAAACCACTAATGGCTCAGCTAAAAATAGGGGGAAGGCTTGTAATACCTGTAGGCGGAGAAAATGAAGCCCAGATGATGAACCTGCTGATACGCAAAAACGAAACACAGTTTGAGAAGCATGAGCTTGGTGAGTTCAGGTTTGTACCATTGCTCGAAAATAAGAATTAACCACTTTTACCAACCAATATGAAAAATTTTTTGATTGCACTCCTGTTTTTGTCGACAGGATTTATTTATGCACAAACGCCTCAGCAAAAGGTGTGGGACTTGCTGTTACAAAACAAGCGTATAGAAGCACGCAGGCTTTTTGACAAAGACCTTAAAAAAAGAAAGATACCAGTGCAGAATTGCTAATACTGGATGCCATACTGGACAGAGAATTAGGCAGGCTGTATTATGATGATACTTTTTTAAAAGCATTTTCAAAACTGCCTGAAAGTAAAAATCTTCTTTATCCTGTATGGTATTATCCTTTTGGTCCAGGTGCTGTAAATAGTGAGGGATTTGACGATCTTGCATATTTAAAGATGGACTTCATCGCAAGTCAGGAAGAATATAAAAATGATATTCATGTTTTATATAACAAAGCTACGTTTGACAAGAAAAGGCTAAATAATAATGGGTATATTACTAATATTGCCAAGTTGGGTGCTATTGAAAAATGGCAGTATTGTGGTGTTTTTGAAAACCTTAATGGTAGCGGCCTTGAAACTGAATATGAAGCAGAATATTATGCTAAAAATGATAAAACATTTAATGCTAATAGTAATGGCATAGTTAATTGGTATAATCCGGCTATTACCCAAACCGAAGGTTGCCACTTTTATTATAATGAGAGTGAATATGGAGCAGGCATTATGTATGCGCAAACTTTTATCAATAATCCGGCAGATAAAAATGTTGTACTTAATTTTTGTTCTGGTGGAGATATCAAAATTTTGCTTAATGATGTAGAATTATATGTAAACGATAAGGTAAATCTCAATGACCTTAATGCTTTTAAACTAAAATTCAATCTTAAAAAAGGAATGAACAGATTAGTAATTAAATCTGCAATTGGTTCTGGCAATGATTATTTTTTTGCCTCATTGCGTGATGATAACCAAAATCTTTTTACTGATCTTGAATATTTTGATACTTTTAAGCCTTATAATAAAGATACTCTTGCAGAAATTAATGCAGTAGAGGTAGCACCAGATTTTGAAAAATACCTGATAGAAAAAGTAAAGGCAGAACCTGCTAACCCATTATATGCCATATTATTATTTGACG contains the following coding sequences:
- a CDS encoding ion transporter; translated protein: MDTPQSTKGGLLPEKQRDRLHTIIYEADTPLGKTFDIILLFVILLSIVAIMLETVAPIRVKYGYALGVIEWVVTIFFTIEYIGRIASLRQPLKYIFSFYGIIDLLATIPMYVGFIFPGYGYRFLISIRAIRLLRVFRILKLTHFVGAGNQLTAALKKSREKIAVFLFSVMVICIILGTLMYMVEGPESGFTSIPTSIYWTIVTLTTVGFGDITPLTPLGQFISVIIMIMGYGIIAVPTGLVTAQFINNAAPPQLNTQACPNCGAQQHRDDAKFCYKCGSLINPDKTQNAK
- a CDS encoding exonuclease domain-containing protein, translating into MYAILDIETTGGQFNEEGITEIAIYKYDGHEVVDQFISLVNPEKPIQPFVVKLTGINNAMLRSAPKFYEVAKRIIEITDGCIIVAHNAQFDYRVLRTEFRNLGFDFEKQTLCTVELSQKLMPEQPSHSLGKLVRALGIPMSDRHRATGDALATVQLFKMLLQKDVEKEIVKALIKTEGEKKGLAPRLKDLLDSIPSITGVYYIYKEDGTLIYLGKSRNIKKRVNQHFTGTSRKSKRIQREAFTTTYEETGSELIALLKECQEIKVNKPILNRAEKKTVFPLSLYPVKDADGYIALKLEKTDGRKKEIISFPGPVEAKSAQYRITEKYKLCQKINGMDPTIKTACFPYELGGCNGACIHKEAPGDYNARVIEFINANSFYNQSIIIIDRGRTIEERSAVLIENGIYKGYAFFNLNYQVNKIDILKNILIPMENSKDAKKIIQEYIRKKKALKTIRF
- a CDS encoding YggS family pyridoxal phosphate-dependent enzyme, whose protein sequence is MSIQNNLLEIKASLPPHVTLVAVSKTKPVPDLMEAYSAGQRIFGENKVQEMVEKWEQMPKDIQWHMIGHLQSNKVKYMVPFVSLIHGVDSLKLLTEINRQAKRYRKVINCLLQVHIAEEDTKFGLSEAELNELLDSEEFRQMENICITGLMGMATFTDDEVQIKKEFTHLKAIFDRLSEQPQTLNYKPQTISMGMSGDYPIAIDCGSTMVRIGSSIFGGR
- a CDS encoding DUF1015 domain-containing protein encodes the protein MATIVPFKAVRPARDKVTLVTCRSYDEYSPAELASQLDYNPYSFLHVLNPAYVNMHKLSETVRFKSVHTKYREYKDEEILKQEAAPVFYLYEIQSKNKTFTGIIAGTSIADYQDNIIKKHEDTLAYRVEYFKDYLHQTGFNTEPVLITYPDNPELKNWITQRKQKRPLYLFSSLNRDKHTLWRIRDEQEIQWLQKQFGNIESLYIADGHHRSASAELLYEQDKSSGNVNLDYFMSFLIAESDLKIYEYNRLVHDLNGLTKSQFLKALAKDFDIENRHMELWKPEQKFEFGMYLGGEFYALKLKDKQFESAIESLDAQILYTKVLQPLLGINDLRNDERIAYIPGNKPITTIKEMVDEGTFAVGFMLYPASINEIKQLADNNLIMPPKSTYIEPKFRSGLVVYEL
- a CDS encoding 3-hydroxyacyl-CoA dehydrogenase family protein; the protein is MKNIAVIGAGTMGNGIAHTFAQSGFNVKLIDVSEKSLDKGMATIAANLDRMVAKGAITEEDKFKTISNIITYTDIQDGVVNVDLVVEAATENVDLKLKIFKDLDSYCDANTILATNTSSISITQIAAVTNRQDKVIGMHFMNPVPIMKLVEIIRGYNTSDEVTKSIMDLSEKLGKVPVEVNDYPGFVANRILMPMINEAIEALYNGVAGVYEIDTVMKLGMAHPMGPLQLADFIGLDVCLSILHVMHDGFKNPKYAPCPLLVNMVRAGKLGVKSGEGFYDYSESKKAEKVAYKK
- a CDS encoding Gfo/Idh/MocA family protein, giving the protein MLKVGVLGAGHLGKIHLRLLNQSDKYELVGFYDPNSDNADKVSKEFGYTKFDTIVALIAAVDVVDVVTPTLSHYDCAKQVIEAGKHIFIEKPISNTIEEADDIITLANKYNIKGQVGHVERFNPAFTATKAKIENPMFIETHRLAEFNPRGTDVPVVLDLMIHDIDVILSVVKSPVKNINASGVSVISETPDIANARIEFENGCVANLTASRISLKNMRKSRFFQKDAYISVDFLDKVCEVVKMKDAPEVPGDFDMILQNAEGLKKQIYFENPDVAANNAILDELETFADAINNNTTPVVTLEDGTEALRVAYKIIDCFKK
- a CDS encoding protein-L-isoaspartate(D-aspartate) O-methyltransferase yields the protein MRDTAKHQGLRNQLVTVLEQKGITDRNVLDAIKKIPRHLFLNSSFEDYAYQDKAFPIGAGQTISQPYTVAYQSQLLEVQKDHKVLEIGTGSGYQTAVLCTMGAKVYSVERQSELFKSTSLLLPKLGMRPKHLSFGDGYKGLPNFAPFDSIIVTAGAPMIPKPLMAQLKIGGRLVIPVGGENEAQMMNLLIRKNETQFEKHELGEFRFVPLLENKN